One genomic region from Geotoga petraea encodes:
- a CDS encoding aldo/keto reductase, whose protein sequence is MQLDSINATFKLKNGIDIPVLGLGTYKAHGDELISAILDALKIGYRSIDTASFYENEEEVGEAIKASDIERKDIFLTTKVWNDEQGYDETLKAFDRSMGRLEVDYIDMYLIHWPVAGKFKETWRALESLYEQGVVRAIGVCNFLEHQLKDLMSTANVPPMVDQIEHHPELVQPALREFLKENHIQQEAWSPIMRGRVMEIPQIVEIAKKYHKTPAQVVLRWDIQNGVVTIPKSVHRNRIKENSEIFDFELTEAEMKMIDDLDKGKRTGPDPKSFDF, encoded by the coding sequence ATGCAATTAGATAGTATTAATGCTACTTTTAAGTTGAAAAATGGTATAGATATTCCAGTTTTAGGATTAGGAACTTATAAGGCTCATGGAGATGAACTTATATCTGCTATTTTAGATGCGCTTAAAATTGGGTATAGAAGTATAGATACAGCATCCTTTTATGAAAATGAAGAAGAAGTTGGGGAAGCAATAAAAGCTTCAGATATTGAAAGAAAAGATATTTTTCTCACCACAAAAGTTTGGAATGATGAGCAAGGATATGACGAAACTTTAAAAGCTTTTGATAGAAGTATGGGAAGGTTAGAAGTGGATTACATAGATATGTACCTCATTCATTGGCCAGTGGCAGGGAAATTCAAAGAAACTTGGAGAGCGCTTGAAAGCCTTTATGAACAAGGTGTTGTAAGGGCTATTGGCGTTTGTAACTTTTTAGAACATCAGTTGAAAGATTTGATGAGCACTGCAAATGTTCCACCTATGGTTGATCAAATAGAGCATCATCCAGAATTGGTTCAGCCAGCTTTAAGAGAATTTTTAAAGGAAAATCATATTCAACAAGAAGCTTGGAGTCCAATTATGAGAGGTAGAGTAATGGAAATCCCTCAAATAGTAGAAATAGCAAAAAAATATCATAAAACTCCTGCTCAAGTAGTTTTGAGATGGGATATACAAAATGGTGTTGTAACTATTCCAAAATCTGTTCACAGGAATAGAATTAAAGAAAATTCTGAAATTTTTGATTTTGAATTAACTGAAGCTGAAATGAAAATGATAGATGATTTAGACAAAGGCAAAAGAACTGGTCCAGACCCTAAATCGTTTGATTTTTAA
- a CDS encoding LysO family transporter, translated as MMIGILIAFLIGLFIGLKGWLKWLKKIKPVLWSTVLLLFFMGYEIGNNESLISQIDEIGLTALYIAVFSIVGSILFTSIYEKFFKKGKSE; from the coding sequence ATGATGATTGGAATATTAATAGCCTTTTTAATAGGTTTGTTTATAGGGTTAAAAGGATGGTTGAAATGGTTAAAGAAGATAAAACCTGTTTTGTGGTCAACTGTATTATTACTATTTTTCATGGGATATGAGATAGGTAATAACGAGTCTTTGATTTCCCAAATTGATGAAATAGGTTTAACAGCTTTGTATATAGCTGTTTTTTCTATTGTTGGTAGCATACTTTTTACCTCTATTTATGAAAAATTTTTTAAAAAGGGGAAATCTGAATGA
- a CDS encoding lysine exporter LysO family protein yields the protein MILLLSAVIAGIISGLYFDINIPENLITVLLMFLVFSVGVDIGSEEKILSKLKVNMKNILFQSILTMLGSLIFGAMAIFFTNLNLQESIGASAGFGWYSLSGVMISNLYSPVLGAISFTANVIREVLAIILIPLVAKWSPLGAVSIGGATSMDTMLGVISKNTDKETTLIAFGQGVIVSLSVPLVITLIF from the coding sequence ATGATATTACTCTTATCTGCAGTTATAGCTGGGATAATATCTGGTTTATATTTCGATATAAACATTCCAGAAAATTTAATTACAGTTTTATTGATGTTTTTGGTTTTTAGCGTTGGGGTAGATATTGGAAGCGAAGAAAAAATATTATCCAAACTGAAAGTAAATATGAAGAATATCCTTTTTCAATCCATTTTAACTATGCTTGGTAGCCTTATTTTTGGTGCTATGGCAATATTTTTTACAAATCTAAATTTGCAAGAATCTATTGGAGCATCTGCGGGATTTGGGTGGTATTCACTTTCTGGAGTAATGATAAGCAATCTATACTCACCAGTTTTAGGGGCAATATCTTTTACAGCAAATGTGATAAGAGAAGTTCTGGCCATTATTTTGATTCCCTTAGTTGCTAAGTGGTCTCCATTAGGTGCAGTTTCTATCGGAGGAGCTACTTCTATGGATACTATGTTAGGGGTAATATCAAAAAATACAGATAAAGAGACAACTTTGATAGCTTTTGGCCAGGGGGTAATAGTTTCTTTATCTGTTCCATTGGTAATTACACTGATTTTTTAG
- a CDS encoding MerR family transcriptional regulator — protein MKMGDFCKNFDINSDTVRYYIDEGLLAPRKRNNRYEFTDNDLRDMESINKYKDLNFSIKQIAQIMSYSRISIDEKSIYASFIMGFYKKKETELLEEKKHI, from the coding sequence ATGAAAATGGGGGATTTTTGTAAAAATTTTGATATTAATTCAGACACAGTGAGGTATTATATTGATGAAGGACTTTTAGCTCCAAGAAAAAGAAACAATAGATATGAATTTACAGATAATGATTTGAGAGATATGGAGTCAATTAATAAATATAAAGATTTGAATTTTTCTATTAAACAAATTGCTCAAATTATGTCTTATAGTAGGATATCTATTGATGAAAAATCTATATATGCTTCATTTATTATGGGTTTTTATAAGAAAAAAGAAACAGAACTTTTAGAAGAGAAAAAACATATATAA
- a CDS encoding class I SAM-dependent methyltransferase encodes MKKEKVGIPFDFFQYLECPKCGKNLLLNDAEVKNSCIFEGKLNCECGYEANIIDGIIYTSSSVKRFEEDFDYVNFKKNYVGKIESKFTSKIYTIGRQLFDEIKKEDRNDKVILEFGVGFGTFFSHAKNEFLESKFYILNDIDSDIIKATKSYFENTEENPRIIYICSDIRNIPIKKHSVDYFINFFSMMEYFLYLNSTNDYLEYYYKDIVDLLAEDNMLFELHMFIEKYKGKLEKDFLTIEKFFFEDNLLDELEKNDIEVLRKPLRTVTDVIGDVKGIVKEGSNIIMESFISKHIKK; translated from the coding sequence ATGAAGAAAGAAAAAGTTGGAATTCCATTCGATTTTTTTCAATATTTAGAATGTCCAAAATGTGGAAAGAATTTGTTGTTAAATGATGCTGAAGTTAAAAATAGCTGTATTTTTGAGGGAAAACTTAATTGTGAATGTGGTTATGAAGCAAATATTATCGATGGTATTATATATACCTCATCATCTGTAAAAAGATTTGAAGAAGATTTTGATTATGTGAATTTTAAAAAGAACTATGTTGGAAAAATAGAATCAAAATTCACGAGCAAAATATATACAATAGGAAGACAATTATTTGATGAAATAAAAAAAGAAGATAGAAATGACAAAGTAATTCTGGAATTTGGAGTTGGTTTTGGAACTTTTTTTAGCCATGCCAAAAATGAATTCTTAGAATCTAAATTTTATATTTTAAATGATATTGATTCTGATATAATAAAAGCTACCAAATCATATTTTGAAAATACTGAGGAAAACCCAAGAATAATATATATCTGTTCTGATATAAGGAATATCCCAATAAAAAAACACTCTGTGGATTATTTTATTAACTTTTTTTCGATGATGGAATATTTTCTGTATTTAAATAGTACTAATGATTATTTAGAGTATTATTATAAAGATATAGTAGATTTACTCGCAGAAGATAATATGCTTTTTGAACTACATATGTTTATTGAAAAATACAAAGGGAAGCTAGAAAAAGATTTTTTAACAATAGAAAAATTCTTTTTTGAAGATAATTTGCTTGATGAGTTAGAAAAAAATGATATAGAAGTTTTAAGAAAACCTTTAAGAACTGTCACAGATGTTATCGGGGATGTCAAAGGAATTGTCAAAGAAGGATCAAATATTATCATGGAAAGTTTTATTTCCAAACATATAAAAAAGTGA
- a CDS encoding YdbC family protein, producing the protein MGDFKFEIEKNFGELSESPKGWKKEFNLVSFNGREAKYDIREWDPDHEKMSKGLTFTKEEIVKLRDLLNKLDI; encoded by the coding sequence ATGGGAGATTTTAAATTTGAAATTGAAAAGAATTTTGGCGAATTATCAGAAAGTCCAAAAGGATGGAAAAAAGAGTTTAATTTAGTGAGTTTTAACGGAAGAGAGGCAAAGTACGACATAAGGGAGTGGGACCCAGACCATGAAAAAATGAGTAAGGGATTAACTTTCACAAAAGAAGAAATAGTCAAATTGAGAGATTTATTGAATAAACTGGATATATAA
- a CDS encoding GGDEF domain-containing protein, whose amino-acid sequence MKIKLRYILIIVFFGVILAVTISNYTYSRKIIQEKYDLQKTHIEKALTEELIFINTSTKILETQLNDEMKNISYELIDKYIKNPQIMSWDLESIKEKFQNYEIYIINEGLQIIRSTFKEDLGLDFSKYPAFSRLLRSRLEGDEFSADRMDISITTKALRKYSYMPTPDNKYLLELSIDISKRYPDFQKMDILSKVNTLKEEYDIVENISIYKFNEDGSRIGIIKTEELEDGLDTNISVDKQEIIREALNENTKKTTEIVAQNKQNYIFTYIPILNYLDNQEFDWWNSYIIEMIYNDIPLNHQLSELRNRFISNLVILSFIFILFSLVIFRLFNKTENMAYYDHLTGLPNRKLFEKVFMEKINNADKNGNLLGVMFMDLDHFKDVNDKYGHEIGDDLLIAVSQKIKNNLKKDDFVARLGGDEFTIILDNIETKKDLEYISKRLITLFDEPLSIHKNKIKANLSIGVSVYPDSGDNIKDLLRKSDQAMYAAKNSKTSYRLDIE is encoded by the coding sequence ATGAAGATTAAATTAAGATATATTTTAATTATTGTATTTTTCGGAGTAATTTTAGCTGTTACCATATCCAATTATACCTATTCAAGAAAAATTATACAAGAGAAGTATGATTTACAAAAAACACATATAGAAAAGGCTTTAACGGAAGAACTAATTTTTATCAACACATCTACTAAGATTTTAGAAACTCAGCTTAATGATGAGATGAAAAATATTTCTTATGAATTGATAGATAAATATATTAAAAACCCACAAATAATGAGTTGGGATTTAGAGTCTATAAAAGAAAAATTTCAAAATTATGAAATTTACATAATAAATGAAGGTTTACAAATAATTAGATCTACTTTTAAAGAAGATTTGGGCTTAGATTTTAGTAAATATCCTGCGTTTTCAAGATTGTTGAGAAGTCGCCTTGAGGGAGATGAATTCTCCGCAGATAGGATGGATATTTCTATTACAACTAAAGCTTTGAGAAAGTATAGCTATATGCCAACTCCAGATAACAAATATTTGCTCGAATTGAGCATAGATATATCTAAAAGATACCCAGACTTTCAAAAAATGGACATATTAAGTAAAGTAAATACCTTGAAAGAAGAATACGACATAGTAGAAAATATATCTATTTACAAGTTCAACGAAGATGGATCTCGAATAGGTATTATAAAAACAGAAGAATTAGAAGATGGACTTGACACAAATATTAGTGTTGACAAACAAGAAATTATTAGGGAAGCTTTGAATGAAAACACTAAAAAAACTACAGAGATAGTTGCACAAAATAAGCAAAATTACATTTTTACCTATATTCCAATATTAAATTATTTAGATAACCAAGAATTTGATTGGTGGAATTCTTATATTATAGAGATGATATATAACGATATTCCTTTAAACCATCAGTTATCAGAATTAAGAAATAGATTTATTTCAAATTTAGTAATTCTCTCTTTTATTTTTATTTTATTCAGTCTTGTAATTTTCAGACTTTTCAACAAAACTGAAAACATGGCTTATTATGACCATTTAACCGGTCTACCAAACAGAAAACTCTTTGAAAAAGTTTTTATGGAAAAGATAAATAATGCTGATAAAAATGGAAATTTACTTGGAGTCATGTTCATGGATCTTGACCATTTTAAAGATGTTAACGATAAATATGGTCATGAAATTGGAGACGACTTACTTATAGCAGTATCCCAAAAAATAAAAAATAATTTAAAAAAAGATGACTTTGTTGCCAGATTAGGTGGAGATGAATTCACTATAATTCTTGATAACATTGAAACGAAAAAAGATCTCGAATATATCTCAAAAAGGTTGATCACCCTTTTTGATGAACCTCTTTCTATACACAAAAACAAAATAAAAGCAAATCTAAGTATAGGGGTCAGTGTTTACCCAGATTCGGGAGACAACATAAAAGATTTACTGAGAAAATCTGATCAAGCAATGTATGCGGCAAAAAATTCAAAAACATCTTACCGATTGGACATAGAATAA
- a CDS encoding ABC transporter ATP-binding protein — translation MIKAINLKKDFGDFTAVNSINLDIKPGEIYGFLGPNGAGKTTTMRMLTGILKPTSGSIEIINKNLFNNELEIKSKIGVVPDEPKMYENLKGTEYVEFIMGIFKANNEETKNRFDEICEAFNIDYLNDYIGDYSHGMKQKLMVATVLMRKPKVIFLDEPTVGLDARAAKILKTLLEKYKNEGTTIFLTTHILEIAEKMCDRIGIIKDGSILAEGNMDELRNMSEKENQSLEDIFLELTGGDEFGDIIKEL, via the coding sequence ATGATTAAAGCAATTAATTTGAAAAAAGATTTTGGAGATTTCACAGCTGTAAATTCAATTAATTTAGATATAAAACCAGGTGAAATCTACGGGTTTTTAGGACCAAACGGTGCAGGAAAAACTACAACTATGAGAATGCTAACAGGTATCTTAAAACCAACTTCTGGTAGTATTGAGATTATAAACAAAAACTTATTTAACAATGAATTAGAAATAAAATCAAAAATCGGTGTTGTACCTGATGAACCTAAAATGTACGAAAATTTAAAAGGTACAGAATATGTTGAATTCATTATGGGGATTTTCAAGGCAAATAATGAAGAAACAAAGAATAGATTTGATGAGATTTGTGAAGCTTTCAACATTGATTATTTAAATGATTATATCGGAGATTATTCTCACGGAATGAAACAAAAATTGATGGTTGCTACAGTGCTGATGAGAAAACCAAAAGTGATATTTTTGGATGAACCAACAGTTGGTTTAGATGCAAGGGCAGCCAAAATATTGAAAACTCTTTTAGAAAAATATAAAAATGAAGGTACTACGATATTCTTAACAACACATATTTTGGAAATTGCTGAAAAAATGTGTGACAGGATTGGAATAATAAAAGATGGGTCAATTTTGGCTGAAGGAAATATGGATGAGTTAAGAAATATGTCAGAGAAAGAAAATCAATCTCTTGAAGATATTTTCTTAGAATTAACAGGTGGAGACGAATTTGGAGACATTATAAAAGAATTATAG